In the Pseudomonadota bacterium genome, CCCGTACAAACAGGCAGCGAGGGTATCAATCCTGTGAGCAACCCCCTCTTCACCGGCCATCTGCGCCCCCAACAGTTTCCCCGTCCCCTTTTCCACCACATAGGTAACGGTGATGGGTTTGCCTGACGGGTAAGCGCTGCTTCTCGACCTTCCTTTCACTGTAGAAACCAGGAAATTATATCCCTCGCGCTCCGCTTCCACGGACGTAAGGCCTGTGCGGGCTACTTCGAGGTCAAAAATCTTTGTTACTGCTGTCCCCACTACTCCTTCAAAGGCATGGTTCGCGCCTGCTGCATTCTCTCCGGCGATCCTTCCCTGCTTATTCGCTGTAGTGCCAAGGGGGATGTACACCTTTTTCCCTGTCACGTTATGTAAGGCCTCGGCACAATCGCCGGCTGCATAAACATCCGGTATGTTCGTGCGGAGGTATTCGTCAACCTTTATGGCCCCGTTCGCTCCGAGTTCAACCCCCGCTTCTTTTGCAAGTTTGGTGTTCGGGCGTGCCCCGATGGACAGCAACACAAAATCTGCTTCAAATTCGCCTTTATCGGTAATGACCTTTGTCACTTGTCCGCTTTGTCCTTTAAAACCTTCAACGGATGTTTCTCTGTAAAGCTTCACCCCCTCAGCATTTATCTTTTCTTCCACAATTGCGGTAATGCTCGTATCCATTGTACCCAGGACACGGTCCATCTTCTCGATAACAGTGACTTCAACGCCCCTTTTTCTCAATGACTCACACATCTCCATCCCTATGTATCCACCACCCACAATAACTGCCTTCATGGCGCGCCTTTCAGCCCCGAAACGGTTGATATAAAGGCATTCCGGCGAACCCACGCAGACCTGGAAGGAACCCCAGTCATCGATAAACTTCTTGATCTCTATGCCATCAACAAGCGTCCTGATCGTAAAGACATGCTGTAAATCAATGCCGGGAAGGGGCGGCACAACAGGCAGGCCGCCTGTTGCAATGACCAGTTTGTCGTAGGAGATAGACGTTTCAATACCCTTTTCAAGATCCTTTACGCGGACATCTTTTTTATTGAAATCGACCGCAACTGCTTCATGGCGAAGCATAACCCGTATATCACGCTCTTCTTCTGCAACCTTCGGTGTGAGTGAAATAAGCTGATTAAAATCTTTCACATCGTCAGATATGTAATAAGGAAGGCTGCAGGCGCCGTACGATATAAAGTAGTCCTTCTCCAGCACAAGGGCCTCGGCATCCGGCTTCATCCGTTTGTAACTGCTCGCCGCGCTCATCCCAGCCGCAACCCCGCCTATCACCACCAGTTTTTCTCTGTTATTCATAAATACCTCTCAGCCTATATTGGCGTTTTGTCAAAATCTATATTTTGCCGCCCGCTTCGCTCGACAAAGACGAACAGGAGCGGACAAGAGATTCTGTTTTTTTGCCCCGCCGACAATGGCGGGCCAAAACTTTCAGCCCTCACGGGCGAATATTACATTTTCACTCTGCCCGAAGGGCATGGGGTATATCGGGTGCCAAGTCGGCAGCCGATATAAAATACTGTCCGGCTTTTGTCCGATCTTGTCTGCGGCTGAATAAAAAAGGTTTTTCATGTGTTTCCTGCCAATATCTCCAGTGTTTAACTTCTCATCTGCCGGTTTTTTCAAACCACCTGAACATGAAAACACCGCCGACAACAAAGATGACAATAACAATCCAGTGATTTATTCCTAATATCTGAGGGATGGTGATCTTTCCGAAATCTCCCCATTTCAATACAGTATTCTTAAACGCCGGATACATTTCGGCAAATATGGCAGCGCCGGCAAGCATACCGATGATACCCCATACGGCATCCCATCTCCCTTCACCAAGGGCGCCCATTTGGGTTCCAGGGCAGTAACCGAGCAATCCCCAGCCGATACCGAATATAAGCCCGCCGAGAATGTTCCCGCCGAGAACTGTTGGTTTTATGGAGAGTTTTGCTACGCCAAGGTCTTTTAAAAGGTAGACCCCCACCATTGCCACAAGTATCGTTGTAAACATGAATTTCACGATGGTCATATCAATGAGGCGAAGGGCTCCGATCTGTTTGTCATAGCGGATAACACGCCCTTTCTGCATAAGAAACCCGAAGACCATGCCTGTTATCAATCCATAGATAAGCTCACTCATGCTTTGTCACCTCCTCTGTAAAGGATGCTGGCAACAATAACACCACCGATAAAGAAACATATTAATGAAATATACCCGCTTACCGCTAACTGGAGCGAACCGCTCAGTCCATGACCGCTCGGTCACCCGTCTGCAAGGCGCGCACCGAACATGGCAATGGCGCCGCCTGCAAATGCCACAATAGCCCTTTTTCCTTTATCAGGTCCGAAACGGCTCTCCCACATCGTCGGTACAGCCTGCCACCGGAAGCTTTTGGAAGTGGTCGATGCAATGGCGGAACCGATAAAAATGCCTATGACAAAGAGAAACTGCCAGTCGATTTTTGGAAGCTCCTTCTTGAAATACTCCATCCCGGCAACCCGTTCCGCATTGAACACCTTTTCAATATATCCCGCAGAACGGACAAAGGTAGTTGATGTCCCCACATACTTGCCGGTAAACCATACAGAGAACACGAGGAGCAGTCCTGTCAAAGCACCGGCCAGATAGGGGTTCCAGCCTCCCGGTTCCTGTTTATCTTCCATAGAGCACCTCCTTTTATGGATTCGTTATAATTATAACTATTCTATAGCAATCAGTAAAAAAAGTGTCAAGAAAAGTTGACATAGGGAGGGGCTTTTCATATACTCCCTTAAAGATTGCAACAACAGAACACAGAGGCTGTTATCATTTACAGGAGATATACATGGCCTTCAAAATACATTATCCTTTCATCTATGGAATTTTATTGTCTCTTGTGCTTTTCTTCGGAGGCGCCCGGGCAATGAGCGCCCCTCTTCATTCCGCATCATATGCAGATCCCGGGAATCAGGAGTCCCTGCTCAAATGGAAACCGAAAATAGATGAGATTGTCCGTCCTGCCTTTGAATCGGAACGTACCGCAGGTATCGTAGTGGGTGTAGCTGAGGGAAACAGCACATTCTTCATTGGATATGGCAGCACAAACCTCAGGGGCGGTAAGATGCCTGACGAAAATACTATTTTTGAGATCGGCTCTGTCACCAAAGTATTCACCGGCATCATGCTTGCGAAAAAGGTTCTGGAACATAAGGTGGCCCTCGATGATCCTGTCCGGAAATTATTACCGGCTTACTTCCGTATACCGAGATTCGGCGACAGAGAAATAACGTTACTCGATCTTT is a window encoding:
- a CDS encoding FAD-dependent oxidoreductase, producing MNNREKLVVIGGVAAGMSAASSYKRMKPDAEALVLEKDYFISYGACSLPYYISDDVKDFNQLISLTPKVAEEERDIRVMLRHEAVAVDFNKKDVRVKDLEKGIETSISYDKLVIATGGLPVVPPLPGIDLQHVFTIRTLVDGIEIKKFIDDWGSFQVCVGSPECLYINRFGAERRAMKAVIVGGGYIGMEMCESLRKRGVEVTVIEKMDRVLGTMDTSITAIVEEKINAEGVKLYRETSVEGFKGQSGQVTKVITDKGEFEADFVLLSIGARPNTKLAKEAGVELGANGAIKVDEYLRTNIPDVYAAGDCAEALHNVTGKKVYIPLGTTANKQGRIAGENAAGANHAFEGVVGTAVTKIFDLEVARTGLTSVEAEREGYNFLVSTVKGRSRSSAYPSGKPITVTYVVEKGTGKLLGAQMAGEEGVAHRIDTLAACLYGKMTIEDVSRLDLGYAPPFATVWDPILVAANVALKKLGLGT
- a CDS encoding YeeE/YedE thiosulfate transporter family protein; this encodes MSELIYGLITGMVFGFLMQKGRVIRYDKQIGALRLIDMTIVKFMFTTILVAMVGVYLLKDLGVAKLSIKPTVLGGNILGGLIFGIGWGLLGYCPGTQMGALGEGRWDAVWGIIGMLAGAAIFAEMYPAFKNTVLKWGDFGKITIPQILGINHWIVIVIFVVGGVFMFRWFEKTGR
- a CDS encoding YeeE/YedE thiosulfate transporter family protein, which gives rise to MEDKQEPGGWNPYLAGALTGLLLVFSVWFTGKYVGTSTTFVRSAGYIEKVFNAERVAGMEYFKKELPKIDWQFLFVIGIFIGSAIASTTSKSFRWQAVPTMWESRFGPDKGKRAIVAFAGGAIAMFGARLADGUPSGHGLSGSLQLAVSGYISLICFFIGGVIVASILYRGGDKA